The proteins below are encoded in one region of Halalkalicoccus jeotgali B3:
- a CDS encoding DUF7472 family protein gives MDVDRETVAEIVVSVGSVGLFVAVLVGIGTTYSQDGLSADGGVALVGAITAFVVLMTLVGFGLAHYLNRE, from the coding sequence ATGGACGTAGACCGGGAGACGGTCGCCGAAATCGTCGTCTCCGTGGGTTCGGTGGGCCTGTTCGTCGCGGTACTGGTCGGCATCGGCACCACCTACAGTCAGGACGGTCTCTCGGCGGACGGCGGCGTGGCCCTCGTGGGTGCGATCACCGCGTTCGTGGTACTCATGACGCTGGTCGGGTTCGGCCTCGCTCACTACCTCAATCGGGAGTGA
- a CDS encoding DUF6653 family protein, with product MAIRNPMSERAWRRHANPWSGVSRMLAGATLLLALYRHAWKRLGAVIAFLVLNPVLFPEPERTDNWLSEGVLGERAWIADGNPMFGTRYPAILNAVNVPLYCYTLYAAYRQYPVRTLAGFCLTFALKMLFVDAMGRYYRDDLR from the coding sequence ATGGCCATCCGGAACCCGATGTCAGAGCGGGCGTGGCGCCGCCACGCGAACCCGTGGAGCGGTGTGAGCCGCATGCTCGCGGGTGCGACACTGCTGCTCGCGCTCTATCGCCACGCCTGGAAGCGCCTCGGTGCGGTGATCGCCTTTCTCGTGCTCAACCCCGTTCTGTTCCCCGAACCCGAACGCACCGACAACTGGCTGAGCGAGGGCGTCCTCGGGGAGCGGGCGTGGATCGCCGACGGAAACCCGATGTTCGGAACTCGCTACCCCGCGATCCTCAACGCGGTGAACGTCCCCCTGTACTGCTACACCCTGTATGCGGCCTACCGCCAGTACCCCGTTCGGACCCTCGCCGGCTTCTGTCTCACGTTCGCGCTCAAGATGCTGTTCGTCGACGCGATGGGCAGGTACTACCGGGACGACCTTCGGTAG
- the hjc gene encoding Holliday junction resolvase Hjc: protein MANRKGNRRERELVNRLDEAGFAVMRAPASGGATQRELPDVLAGNGEAFYAIEAKSSSGKPIYLTGEEVEALVYFSRNFGARPKIGVRFDREDWYFFHPGDVYRTDGGNYRVKKEVALAEGETIEDLLDRAETGGADVERVLTAVEQGTLSAEEAAGMFD, encoded by the coding sequence ATGGCAAACCGGAAAGGGAACCGTCGGGAGCGCGAACTCGTCAACCGGCTCGACGAGGCGGGCTTTGCGGTGATGCGCGCGCCCGCGAGCGGCGGAGCGACCCAGCGTGAGCTCCCGGACGTGCTCGCGGGCAACGGCGAGGCGTTCTACGCGATCGAGGCGAAATCCAGCTCGGGAAAGCCGATCTACCTCACGGGCGAGGAGGTAGAAGCGCTGGTCTACTTCTCGCGGAACTTCGGCGCCCGCCCGAAGATCGGCGTGCGCTTCGACCGCGAGGACTGGTACTTCTTCCACCCCGGCGACGTCTACCGGACCGACGGGGGGAACTACCGGGTGAAAAAGGAGGTCGCGCTCGCGGAGGGTGAAACGATCGAGGACTTGCTCGACCGGGCCGAAACGGGCGGTGCCGACGTCGAGCGGGTGCTGACCGCGGTCGAACAGGGCACCCTCTCGGCCGAGGAGGCCGCCGGGATGTTCGACTAG
- a CDS encoding cation:proton antiporter: MVESQVFLVVGVTLLAALAAGEVIERLGEPAILGEILVGVLLGSHVLGLIDPAGTFALFAAVGSILLLFDAGYEEIDLKTLKRGGRSVALIALFGAGLPFLAGLAVGVAFGYSFAAAAVLAISIGVTSIGVSARTFIDLDRLDTTYGNHVVGAAVTAEILGLIAFSLLMASQGTRASPDRLLGIIGSVGAFFALAALFGRFGIGRLSGLLARSRQRGTDLVAIMGLMFLFAYGADAVGLDLIIGGLVAGLLVGSESRFAELDVREGACSASRTGCSSRCFSRTSARIWIRACSSRPIRSSSRWLLPASS, encoded by the coding sequence ATGGTCGAAAGTCAGGTGTTTCTGGTCGTCGGTGTGACGCTGCTCGCAGCGCTTGCGGCCGGCGAGGTCATCGAACGTCTCGGCGAACCGGCAATCCTCGGGGAGATCCTCGTCGGCGTCCTCCTCGGCAGCCACGTCCTCGGGCTCATCGACCCGGCAGGGACGTTCGCACTGTTCGCGGCGGTCGGGTCGATCCTCCTGTTGTTCGACGCCGGCTACGAGGAGATCGACCTGAAGACGCTGAAACGCGGCGGCCGTTCGGTCGCCCTCATCGCCCTGTTCGGCGCCGGCCTACCGTTCCTCGCCGGCCTCGCCGTCGGCGTCGCCTTCGGATACTCGTTTGCGGCCGCGGCGGTGCTCGCCATCTCGATCGGCGTGACGTCGATCGGGGTGAGCGCCCGGACCTTCATCGACCTCGACCGCCTCGATACCACATACGGCAACCACGTCGTCGGGGCGGCCGTGACCGCCGAAATCCTCGGCCTGATCGCGTTCTCGTTGCTCATGGCGAGCCAAGGGACGAGAGCGTCCCCGGACCGGCTCCTCGGGATCATCGGGTCGGTCGGCGCCTTTTTCGCGCTCGCCGCGCTGTTCGGGCGCTTCGGAATCGGGCGTCTCTCTGGGTTGCTCGCGCGCTCGCGTCAGCGAGGGACCGACCTCGTTGCGATCATGGGGCTCATGTTCCTCTTTGCGTACGGCGCGGACGCGGTCGGGCTCGATCTCATCATCGGCGGGCTCGTCGCCGGGCTGCTCGTCGGGAGCGAGTCCCGCTTTGCGGAGTTGGACGTTCGAGAGGGCGCGTGTTCGGCATCGCGTACGGGGTGTTCATCCCGCTGTTTTTCGCGAACGTCGGCGCGCATCTGGATCCGAGCGTGTTCCTCACGCCCGATCCGTTCCTCTTCGCGGTGGTTGTTACCGGCGTCGTCGTGA
- a CDS encoding amidohydrolase, with protein sequence MTTLRIAGGRVLLPDMTVERADVLVDQAAGEVLAVGGTDQGDEHLDAEGSLVIPGLVNAHGHAAMTLLRGYADDKPLGAWLQEDIWPAEAELTPEDVRAGTELGIVEMIKSGTTAFADMYFEVEEVAAAVDSAGMRARLGHGIVTVGKDEAAARADVEESLAIAREFDGEAEGRLSTAVMPHSLTTVSEECLSMAVEGAREVGVPIHIHINETRDEVEPIVGERGIRPLEYADELGLLEEENFLAHGVHTDERGIELLAKTGMGVVHCPASNMKLASGMAPVQAMLDAGVSVGMGTDGAASNNDLDLFGELRDAAMIGKLAADDASAVPAEQVVEMATAGSAEAIGIDGGRIEAGANADLAVIDFDKPHLTPAHDPVSHLAYAVRGSDVRHTICDGEVLMRDREVLTLDEKEVRETAEKRAVELVGRA encoded by the coding sequence ATGACGACACTGCGGATCGCGGGCGGGCGGGTCCTCCTACCCGATATGACCGTCGAGCGCGCGGACGTACTGGTGGATCAGGCGGCGGGCGAGGTCCTCGCCGTCGGCGGAACCGACCAAGGCGACGAGCACCTGGACGCCGAGGGCTCGCTGGTGATTCCCGGCCTCGTCAACGCCCACGGCCACGCCGCGATGACGCTTCTTCGGGGATACGCCGACGACAAACCGCTCGGCGCGTGGCTCCAAGAGGACATCTGGCCCGCCGAGGCCGAACTCACCCCCGAGGACGTGCGGGCGGGCACGGAACTCGGGATCGTCGAGATGATCAAATCGGGGACGACCGCCTTCGCCGATATGTACTTCGAGGTCGAGGAGGTCGCCGCCGCCGTCGACTCGGCGGGCATGCGCGCCCGTCTGGGCCACGGGATCGTCACGGTCGGCAAGGACGAGGCGGCCGCCCGCGCGGACGTCGAGGAGAGCCTCGCGATCGCCCGGGAGTTCGACGGGGAAGCCGAAGGCCGACTCTCGACGGCGGTGATGCCCCACAGCCTGACCACCGTCTCCGAGGAATGTCTCTCGATGGCGGTCGAGGGCGCTCGTGAGGTCGGCGTCCCGATCCACATTCACATAAACGAAACCCGCGACGAAGTCGAGCCGATCGTCGGAGAGCGCGGGATCCGCCCCCTCGAATACGCCGACGAACTCGGGCTACTAGAGGAGGAAAACTTCCTCGCCCACGGCGTTCACACCGACGAACGGGGGATCGAACTGCTTGCGAAGACCGGGATGGGGGTCGTCCACTGTCCGGCCTCGAACATGAAGCTCGCGAGCGGGATGGCGCCAGTCCAGGCGATGCTCGATGCGGGCGTCTCTGTAGGAATGGGCACCGACGGCGCGGCCTCGAACAACGACCTCGACCTCTTCGGCGAGCTGCGCGACGCAGCGATGATCGGGAAGCTCGCGGCCGACGATGCCAGTGCGGTCCCCGCCGAGCAGGTCGTGGAGATGGCCACCGCCGGAAGCGCCGAGGCGATCGGGATCGATGGGGGGAGAATCGAGGCAGGTGCGAACGCCGACCTCGCCGTGATCGACTTCGATAAACCGCATCTCACGCCCGCCCACGACCCGGTGAGCCACCTCGCGTACGCGGTCCGCGGCTCGGACGTGCGACACACGATCTGTGATGGCGAGGTGCTCATGCGCGATCGTGAGGTCCTGACGCTCGACGAGAAAGAAGTGCGCGAGACCGCCGAAAAGCGGGCGGTAGAACTGGTCGGGCGTGCCTAA
- a CDS encoding adenosylhomocysteinase: MSQTAYSPISEHLDDVESAREEGRRKMDWAFQHMPILTQLREEFEAEKPFAGERIGMAMHVEAKTANLVEVLADGGAEVAITGCNPLSTHDDVSAALDNHENITSYAVRGVDDEEYYAAIEAVIDHEPTITVDDGMDMVAAIHDEHPELIDSILGGCEETTTGVHRLRAMDEDGALNYPVFAVNDTPMKRLFDNVHGTGESSLASIAMTTNLSWAGKDVVVGGYGYCGKGVAKKASGQNANVIVTEVEPRRALEAHMEGYEVMPMAEAAEVGDVFLTTTGNRDVIVREHFETMKDGVLLANAGHFDIEIDLDALSDLAVDRYEARDGVEAYEMDDGRRLNVIAEGRLVNLAAPIALGHPVEVMDQSFGVQAACVRELAESGEEYGAGVHDVPDALDEEIAEIKLAAEGVEFDSLTDTQTEYMGSWEHGT, translated from the coding sequence ATGAGTCAGACCGCGTATTCCCCGATCAGCGAGCACCTCGACGATGTCGAGAGCGCTCGCGAAGAGGGCCGACGCAAGATGGATTGGGCGTTCCAGCACATGCCGATCCTCACCCAGCTCCGCGAGGAGTTCGAGGCGGAGAAACCGTTCGCGGGCGAGCGCATCGGGATGGCGATGCACGTCGAGGCGAAAACCGCGAACCTCGTCGAGGTGCTCGCCGACGGCGGCGCGGAGGTCGCCATCACCGGCTGTAACCCGCTTTCGACCCACGACGACGTAAGTGCGGCCCTCGATAACCACGAGAACATCACCTCGTATGCCGTTCGCGGCGTCGACGACGAGGAGTACTACGCCGCCATCGAGGCCGTCATCGACCACGAACCCACCATTACGGTGGACGACGGCATGGACATGGTTGCCGCGATCCACGACGAGCACCCCGAACTGATCGACTCGATCCTCGGTGGCTGTGAGGAGACCACCACGGGCGTTCATCGCCTGCGCGCGATGGACGAAGACGGCGCGCTCAACTACCCCGTTTTCGCGGTCAACGACACGCCGATGAAGCGCCTGTTCGACAACGTCCACGGCACGGGCGAGTCCTCGCTCGCGAGCATCGCCATGACGACGAACCTCTCGTGGGCCGGCAAGGACGTCGTCGTCGGCGGCTACGGCTACTGCGGGAAGGGCGTCGCGAAGAAGGCTTCGGGCCAGAACGCGAACGTGATCGTCACCGAGGTCGAACCCCGCCGGGCGCTCGAGGCTCACATGGAGGGCTACGAGGTCATGCCGATGGCCGAGGCCGCCGAGGTCGGCGACGTTTTCCTCACGACGACGGGCAACCGCGACGTAATAGTAAGGGAACACTTCGAAACGATGAAAGACGGGGTGTTGCTCGCGAACGCCGGGCACTTCGACATCGAGATCGACCTTGACGCGCTCTCGGACCTGGCGGTCGATCGCTACGAGGCGCGCGACGGCGTCGAAGCCTACGAGATGGACGACGGCAGGCGGCTGAACGTGATCGCCGAGGGGCGGTTGGTGAACCTCGCGGCGCCCATCGCATTGGGCCACCCTGTCGAGGTGATGGACCAATCCTTCGGCGTCCAAGCAGCGTGCGTTCGCGAACTCGCCGAAAGCGGCGAGGAGTACGGGGCGGGCGTCCACGACGTGCCCGACGCGCTGGATGAAGAGATCGCCGAGATCAAGCTCGCAGCCGAGGGCGTCGAGTTCGACTCGCTGACCGACACCCAGACCGAGTACATGGGTAGCTGGGAACACGGGACGTGA
- a CDS encoding beta-glucosidase — MVDRRTDDGTEKNGDTSRRTFLKATGAATASAGVGTGAVSAASEDRAEETDVEAMLADLTLEQKVGQMTQVDVGTFDPESAEIPDSFGVETLGEYFSELELGSIISGGASPPTFDPEETVTGINALQEYNLDNADHSIPFLWGVDALHGNTLLAGSTSFPQRINMGATRNIEAIEDAARQTADSAAAMGAHWTFAPTTDLQRDPRWGRFYEGITEDPAYLGEVSKARVRGLESNDRLCSTVKHFGAYSIPENGNDRAHARTSMRDLRTSLLPPYRTALEADPATVMVNSGAVNGKPAHASEWLLTQMLRERYGFDGVVVSDYDDFYRMLSNHDYTDSFRRTVKEGLNAGVDMYMIGNGGEAPGPAEFIETTVSLVEDGEVSTECIDESVRRILELKDELGLFEEPTVDESEIDAVLGGGQAESEQLARESMVLLKNDDALPLSGGEDVLLAGPGYDPDLDLENRFLMRHGGWTLGWQGIEEGAPSEGGPRPRGETITEALEGSLDGTLTHVPTDFRAQPYNPETSDANGDFGFTDEQEADVREAAGSADAVVVVLGEGPHNEGFGDRNELALDPAQRELVAAVEDEAPDTPVVGVVLAGSPRGGTETFDSLDAVVFAGQPGSDGGHAIAETLLGGNNPSGKLAFNWPESVGKVPNNYDAYPPLDDQEPLYAFGHGLSYTDFEYSGLSVSPGSVSDPANTPTVTASVGVENTGDEAGEHVVEVYNTQSYGSVLQPDRRLLGYERVALDAGESTTVDLDLDLSALEVVPGDVPGILPKVVEPGEYELTAGKETTTLSVENAGSITDDRPAVGFDLDDGNAPAGLVEFLRGLGR, encoded by the coding sequence ATGGTAGATAGACGAACGGACGACGGCACGGAGAAGAACGGGGACACGTCGCGGCGGACGTTCCTGAAGGCGACCGGCGCGGCGACGGCGAGCGCGGGCGTCGGGACGGGAGCGGTGAGTGCCGCCTCGGAGGACCGAGCGGAAGAAACCGACGTCGAGGCGATGCTCGCGGATCTCACGCTTGAACAGAAGGTCGGCCAGATGACCCAGGTCGACGTCGGTACCTTCGATCCCGAGTCCGCTGAGATCCCCGATAGTTTCGGGGTCGAGACGCTCGGGGAGTACTTCTCGGAGCTCGAACTCGGGTCGATCATTTCCGGGGGAGCGTCGCCGCCGACGTTCGATCCCGAGGAGACCGTTACAGGCATCAACGCACTCCAGGAGTACAACCTCGACAACGCCGACCATTCGATTCCCTTCCTCTGGGGGGTCGACGCGCTCCACGGCAACACGCTACTTGCGGGCTCGACGTCATTTCCCCAGCGCATCAACATGGGTGCGACCCGGAACATCGAGGCGATCGAGGACGCGGCGCGTCAGACCGCCGACTCGGCGGCGGCGATGGGCGCCCACTGGACGTTCGCGCCGACGACCGACCTCCAGCGCGATCCGCGATGGGGCCGCTTCTACGAGGGAATCACCGAGGATCCCGCGTATCTGGGCGAAGTCTCGAAGGCCCGCGTCCGGGGACTGGAGAGCAACGATCGGCTCTGTTCGACGGTCAAACACTTCGGGGCGTACTCGATCCCCGAGAACGGCAACGACCGGGCCCACGCCCGGACGTCGATGCGGGACCTGCGGACGAGCCTCCTGCCGCCCTACCGAACGGCCCTGGAGGCCGATCCGGCCACCGTGATGGTCAACAGCGGGGCGGTCAACGGCAAGCCCGCCCACGCCTCCGAGTGGCTGCTGACCCAGATGCTCCGGGAACGCTACGGCTTCGACGGCGTCGTCGTATCGGACTACGACGACTTCTATCGGATGCTCAGCAACCACGACTACACCGACAGCTTCCGGCGCACAGTGAAGGAAGGGCTCAACGCCGGCGTCGACATGTACATGATCGGCAACGGTGGCGAGGCACCCGGTCCGGCCGAGTTCATCGAGACGACGGTAAGCCTCGTCGAGGACGGCGAGGTGTCGACCGAGTGTATCGACGAGTCCGTCCGCCGGATCCTCGAACTCAAGGACGAACTCGGCCTGTTCGAGGAACCGACCGTCGACGAGTCGGAGATCGACGCGGTGCTGGGCGGGGGCCAAGCGGAGTCAGAACAGTTGGCGCGCGAGTCGATGGTGCTGCTGAAAAACGACGACGCTCTCCCGCTTTCGGGGGGCGAGGACGTCCTGCTGGCCGGGCCGGGCTACGACCCGGATCTCGACCTCGAGAACCGGTTTCTCATGCGACACGGCGGCTGGACGCTGGGCTGGCAGGGTATCGAAGAGGGTGCCCCGAGCGAAGGTGGCCCCCGTCCGCGCGGCGAGACGATCACCGAGGCCCTAGAGGGGAGCCTCGACGGGACGCTCACCCACGTCCCGACGGATTTCCGGGCCCAGCCCTACAACCCCGAGACGTCCGATGCCAACGGCGATTTCGGCTTCACCGACGAACAAGAGGCGGACGTCCGCGAGGCCGCCGGAAGCGCGGACGCCGTCGTCGTCGTTCTGGGCGAGGGCCCCCACAACGAGGGCTTTGGCGACCGCAACGAACTCGCACTCGATCCCGCCCAACGGGAACTCGTCGCGGCCGTCGAGGACGAGGCCCCCGATACCCCGGTCGTCGGCGTCGTCCTTGCGGGCAGTCCCCGCGGAGGGACGGAAACGTTCGACTCGCTCGATGCCGTCGTCTTCGCCGGTCAACCGGGCAGCGACGGCGGCCACGCGATCGCCGAGACGCTGCTCGGGGGGAACAATCCTTCAGGTAAGCTCGCGTTCAACTGGCCCGAGAGCGTCGGAAAGGTACCCAACAACTACGACGCCTACCCGCCGCTCGACGATCAGGAGCCGCTGTACGCCTTCGGCCACGGGCTCTCGTATACCGACTTCGAGTACTCGGGCCTGTCGGTCTCGCCGGGGTCCGTCTCGGATCCGGCGAACACGCCGACGGTCACGGCCAGCGTCGGCGTCGAGAACACCGGTGACGAGGCCGGCGAGCACGTCGTCGAGGTCTACAACACCCAATCCTACGGCTCGGTGCTCCAACCGGACCGCCGGCTGCTGGGCTACGAACGGGTCGCCCTCGACGCGGGCGAGTCGACGACCGTCGACCTCGACCTCGACCTCTCGGCGCTGGAGGTCGTCCCCGGCGACGTCCCCGGAATCCTCCCGAAGGTCGTCGAGCCCGGCGAGTACGAACTGACCGCCGGCAAGGAGACGACGACGCTGAGCGTCGAGAACGCCGGGAGCATCACCGACGACCGACCCGCGGTCGGGTTCGACCTCGACGACGGGAACGCCCCGGCGGGGCTCGTAGAGTTCCTGCGAGGGCTCGGCCGGTAG
- the priL gene encoding DNA primase regulatory subunit PriL: protein MKPLHARYPFLADSRAAVEAAEVDLVGLVREDGPVVSRASERVTGALREGSIGDAHRSTRVELLSYPVARVLVSLVDERICTRKYANAEASRAISLFSTSRNDTTELASARTERLSLSELLAEFDLTDAVDESQDGYRVAVGTYLRLVSDLWGDEWRLVNRTLADGEVFIAREELSGLLEEAISQRVSDGLPLSVPEGVAAPLEDRVEEIRKTLAEMDLTREIDTVVPERFPPCMKALLDSVQKGEHLGHHSRFAITAFLTSIGMSTDEIIDLYMVNSGFGEEMTRYQTDHIRGETSPTEYTPPSCATMQSYGDCVNKDEICEEEINESHPLNYYEYQLDEADEDELVDWREEDGEAITPD, encoded by the coding sequence ATGAAGCCGCTGCACGCTCGCTACCCGTTTCTCGCCGATTCCCGGGCCGCCGTCGAGGCCGCCGAGGTCGATCTGGTCGGGCTGGTTCGCGAGGACGGTCCGGTCGTCTCGCGGGCGAGCGAGCGGGTCACGGGGGCGCTGCGCGAGGGCTCGATCGGGGACGCCCACCGAAGCACGCGGGTCGAACTGCTCTCGTATCCCGTTGCGCGCGTGCTCGTCTCGCTGGTCGACGAGCGGATCTGCACCCGGAAGTACGCCAACGCGGAGGCCAGCCGGGCGATCTCGCTTTTCAGTACCTCCCGAAACGACACGACGGAACTCGCGAGCGCCCGAACCGAACGACTCTCGCTGTCGGAGCTCCTCGCGGAGTTCGACCTGACCGACGCGGTCGACGAGAGCCAGGACGGGTATCGGGTCGCCGTCGGAACCTACCTTCGGCTCGTCTCGGACCTCTGGGGCGACGAGTGGCGACTGGTCAACCGGACGCTCGCCGACGGCGAGGTGTTCATCGCACGCGAGGAACTCTCCGGACTGCTCGAGGAGGCGATCAGCCAGCGCGTCTCCGACGGACTTCCCCTTTCGGTACCCGAGGGGGTCGCTGCACCCCTGGAGGACCGCGTCGAGGAGATCCGCAAGACCCTCGCAGAAATGGACCTCACCCGGGAGATCGACACCGTCGTCCCCGAGCGGTTCCCGCCGTGTATGAAGGCGCTGTTGGATTCCGTCCAGAAGGGCGAGCATCTGGGCCATCACTCCCGCTTTGCGATCACCGCGTTCCTCACGAGCATCGGGATGAGTACGGACGAAATCATCGACCTCTACATGGTCAACTCCGGTTTCGGCGAGGAGATGACGCGCTATCAGACCGATCACATCCGCGGGGAGACCAGCCCCACCGAGTACACCCCGCCTAGCTGTGCGACCATGCAGTCCTACGGCGACTGTGTGAACAAAGACGAGATCTGCGAGGAGGAGATCAACGAGTCCCACCCGCTGAACTACTACGAGTATCAGTTAGACGAAGCCGACGAGGACGAACTCGTCGACTGGCGCGAGGAGGACGGCGAGGCGATCACTCCCGATTGA
- a CDS encoding SWIM zinc finger family protein, which yields MTHTRTTPASLPTSETDLDRRSTRARTDPMSVTALGDSLYEVDTDHGTSYLVDLRSRRCSCPDHTFRGVRCKHLRRVAIEITEGRTPPPGRLAVECAVCGAELFVPEDETDRPHYCPLDRLEAGAFVRDRETGDRLLVVSVSDRRADHTAVGNSAYSVATYPNNREYDPADRVVGAVYPQSVSMTEAGPDPDALRVYSFPHSRLERVSGT from the coding sequence ATGACGCACACCAGAACTACACCAGCGTCACTGCCGACCAGTGAGACCGACCTCGACCGGCGTTCGACCCGCGCCCGAACCGACCCGATGAGCGTTACGGCGCTCGGCGATTCGCTTTACGAGGTCGATACCGACCACGGGACCAGCTACCTCGTCGACCTGCGGTCGCGGCGCTGTAGCTGTCCCGACCACACCTTTCGGGGCGTTCGATGCAAGCACCTCCGGCGGGTCGCCATCGAGATCACCGAGGGTCGGACCCCACCGCCGGGACGACTCGCCGTCGAGTGTGCCGTCTGCGGCGCGGAACTGTTCGTCCCCGAGGACGAGACGGACCGACCCCACTACTGCCCGCTCGACCGTCTCGAAGCGGGTGCGTTCGTCCGTGACCGGGAGACGGGCGACCGACTGCTCGTTGTGAGCGTTTCCGACCGACGGGCCGACCACACCGCGGTCGGGAACTCCGCCTACAGCGTGGCGACCTACCCGAACAACCGCGAGTACGATCCGGCAGACCGGGTCGTCGGCGCGGTCTATCCCCAGTCGGTCTCGATGACCGAGGCGGGGCCCGACCCCGACGCGCTGCGGGTGTACTCGTTTCCGCATTCGCGGCTCGAACGCGTTTCGGGGACCTAG
- the hisG gene encoding ATP phosphoribosyltransferase produces the protein MKIAVPNKGRLHEPTVELLERAGLHIENGANRKLYADTVDPEVSILYARAADIPEYVADGAADLGITGLDQAKEADATTLVDLLDLEFGSCRLVLAAPEGGEIRETTDLDGKTVATEFPNITYEHFAQRGIDPEIVEVSGATELTPHVDMADAIVDITSTGTTLRMNRLEIIDEVLQSSARLFAREDVVDEPKVEQLRTALESVLTANGKRYLMLNAPEDRLEEIREALPGLGGPTVMDIAGEGMVAVHVVVDERDVFETITRIKKLGASGILVTEIERLVE, from the coding sequence ATGAAGATTGCCGTTCCGAACAAGGGTCGACTCCACGAGCCGACGGTCGAACTGCTCGAACGTGCCGGGCTCCACATCGAAAACGGCGCGAACCGCAAGCTCTACGCCGACACCGTCGACCCCGAGGTGTCGATCCTGTATGCGCGGGCGGCTGACATCCCCGAGTACGTCGCCGACGGTGCCGCGGACCTCGGTATCACGGGGCTGGATCAGGCAAAGGAGGCCGACGCGACGACCCTCGTCGACCTGCTCGATCTGGAGTTCGGGAGCTGTCGGCTCGTCCTCGCCGCACCCGAGGGCGGCGAGATCCGCGAGACGACTGACCTCGACGGCAAGACCGTCGCCACCGAGTTCCCGAACATCACGTACGAACACTTCGCCCAACGCGGAATCGACCCCGAGATCGTCGAGGTCAGCGGGGCGACCGAACTCACCCCACACGTCGACATGGCCGACGCGATCGTCGACATCACCTCGACGGGGACGACCCTGCGGATGAACCGACTGGAAATCATCGACGAGGTACTTCAGAGCTCGGCCCGGCTGTTCGCCCGCGAGGACGTCGTCGACGAGCCGAAGGTCGAGCAGCTCCGGACGGCGCTCGAATCCGTGCTGACCGCGAACGGCAAGCGCTATCTCATGCTCAACGCGCCCGAGGACAGACTGGAGGAGATCCGCGAGGCGCTGCCCGGACTCGGCGGCCCGACGGTGATGGACATCGCCGGTGAGGGCATGGTCGCGGTCCACGTCGTCGTCGACGAACGCGACGTCTTCGAGACGATCACCCGGATCAAGAAGCTGGGTGCGAGCGGCATTCTCGTCACCGAGATCGAGCGCCTCGTCGAGTGA
- a CDS encoding cation:proton antiporter domain-containing protein, whose protein sequence is MFIPLFFANVGAHLDPSVFLTPDPFLFAVVVTGVVVKVGGSYLGARIAGQTGNEALVIGVGMLPRAGVELVVVTGALAAGVIDGRLFSAVLALVFVSVLVTPLFLSRAIGRVGEGS, encoded by the coding sequence GTGTTCATCCCGCTGTTTTTCGCGAACGTCGGCGCGCATCTGGATCCGAGCGTGTTCCTCACGCCCGATCCGTTCCTCTTCGCGGTGGTTGTTACCGGCGTCGTCGTGAAAGTCGGCGGGAGTTATCTCGGTGCTCGCATCGCCGGCCAGACCGGCAACGAGGCGCTGGTCATCGGCGTGGGGATGCTCCCGCGGGCCGGCGTCGAACTCGTCGTCGTGACGGGTGCGCTGGCGGCAGGGGTCATCGACGGGCGGCTGTTCTCGGCGGTACTCGCGCTCGTGTTCGTCTCCGTGCTCGTGACGCCGTTGTTCCTGAGCCGGGCGATCGGTCGGGTCGGCGAGGGATCGTAG